In the Desulfitobacterium hafniense DCB-2 genome, TTGCTCAATACTATCTGAACGGCCATGATCTGGCTTACGGCACGAAGGTGTCCGCCACGGCCGTTTACGGGAATAACCAGAGCCTGGTACAGGTGCTGGGTGTCAATGGCCGTTACCGGCAATTTCACACCATTGATCTTATGGCAGGCAGCTTCTTGACTCCCGGCCATGAAAATCAACAGGTGGCCGTAATCGATGAGCAGCTGGCCCGCAGTCTTTTCGGAAACTGCCAGGTAACCGGGTTGGAGATCGAGCTGTATGAACGAAAGTTTACCATCATCGGGGTAACCGGCACTGATAATTCCCTGACCGGCAGTTTAGCGGCCCAGGAAACAGGTACGGTCTATATACCCATAACCAAGCTCCTGGAATTGCAGGAAGGTTCCGCCATAACCTTTCTGGAAGCGGAAACCAGGGACAGCGGCACCACAGGCTATAATACCGCCTTGCTGGAAGAGGCTTTGACAGCAGTCGGTCAGGACCCCGGAGCTTTCCGGATTACCGATTACACGATGGAGTTCCTGCTTCTGAATCAAAAAAACCACCTGCGCAATTTCCTGGCAGGAGTAGTGGTGCTGGGCTTGCTTTTCAACTTGTTCAAGAAAAATGTGCGGGAGACTTATGATTTTCTGGGTTCCCGGCTCAGGGAAAAATACTGGGGAGAGATCTTCAGGAAGGACGGGGGCCGGCTTTTTTCCGGCCTGGTCAAAGCAGTGCTTCCTTTGGGAGGCATGCTGGCTCTTTGGTTTTTGATCCGCTTCCCCCTCTATATAGCGCCGGAAAACATACCCCAGGAGCTGATCGATCTTTCTTTCTGGGCCGACCTGCTGGAAAACCGGCTCAAAGCCTCTTTCCAGGGGGGCGGGTCTGGGGCTTTTCCCGGAGAAGCTCACCTGCATCTCCTTCAGGGGATCCAGAACTGGAATCTGCTGCTAAGCCTGGTTCTGGGCTGGCCCCTTCTGGGTTGGGGGCTTCACCGGTTAAATATCCCGGAGAAAGGTACCTGGAAGATGGAACTGTTTTTCTGTGCCTGCCTGATCATGGCCTTGCTCCTGGGCACGGGGATTCTTCTGGCGGCAGGAATGCCATTGGCCAGCGACGGCAAAGGAATCTTTCTGGTATTTGCCGCCGTATTTCTAGCCGCGGTGCTGAAAGGCGCGTCAATAAAAAACTAAGGAGCTGAGCAAAGAATGGCAGGACTGCTGCTCAAAAACATATCGAAAACCTATCCCGGCCAGGTCACCGCCGTCAGGAATCTTTCCCTGGAGATCCAGGACAAAGAATTCCTGGTTTTGGTAGGCCCTTCCGGTTGCGGCAAAACAACAACTCTGAGAATGATCGCCGGCCTTGAGGATATTTCCGCCGGGGAACTCTATATCGGGGACAGACTGGTCAATGATGTCCCTCCCAAAGACCGGGATATCGCCATGGTTTTTCAGAATTATGCTCTTTATCCCCACCTGTCGGTCTACGACAATATGGCTTTCGGGCTTAAATTAAGGAAAATGCCTAAAGGGGAGATCAGGCAAAACGTGTTGGAAGCCGCCCGCATCCTTGACCTGGAAGATCTGCTGGGCCGCAAACCCAAGGAGCTTTCCGGCGGGCAGCGGCAGAGGGTTGCCCTGGGGCGGGCCATGGTGAGAAAGCCTCAGGTGTTCTTGATGGATGAACCCCTGTCCAATCTGGATGCCCAGTTAAGAACCCAGATGCGCATAGAGATCGCCAGGCTTCATAAAAAGCTGGCCACAACCTTTATCTATGTGACCCATGATCAAACGGAAGCCATGACCATGGGCACCCGGATTGTGGTGATGAAAGAAGGCCTTGTTCAGCAAGTGGACACACCCCAGCACATCTATAACCACCCGGCCAATCGGTTCGCCGCCGGTTTTATCG is a window encoding:
- a CDS encoding ABC transporter ATP-binding protein, which encodes MAGLLLKNISKTYPGQVTAVRNLSLEIQDKEFLVLVGPSGCGKTTTLRMIAGLEDISAGELYIGDRLVNDVPPKDRDIAMVFQNYALYPHLSVYDNMAFGLKLRKMPKGEIRQNVLEAARILDLEDLLGRKPKELSGGQRQRVALGRAMVRKPQVFLMDEPLSNLDAQLRTQMRIEIARLHKKLATTFIYVTHDQTEAMTMGTRIVVMKEGLVQQVDTPQHIYNHPANRFAAGFIGNPRMNFLEVSFKEQKNGLCAGLGGVLLSVPPVRGAALRAKGCRQGGKAILGIRAEHLALRPLEGRFPACPPELPLVRGRLEFTELRGAENYHYVTVQGREVVVRAQPEYRGEAGQEVEIVFNLAQAHFFAPESGVNMETEGQEHCVSREQMDSGLM
- a CDS encoding ABC transporter permease, encoding MKPGNTQPSRPQSAKAACLMLALGILLLTVSSVLGESLSAQMTGIYGLHQTHKITAVRQEDAGPAGSGPLTLAEMGQLAQYYLNGHDLAYGTKVSATAVYGNNQSLVQVLGVNGRYRQFHTIDLMAGSFLTPGHENQQVAVIDEQLARSLFGNCQVTGLEIELYERKFTIIGVTGTDNSLTGSLAAQETGTVYIPITKLLELQEGSAITFLEAETRDSGTTGYNTALLEEALTAVGQDPGAFRITDYTMEFLLLNQKNHLRNFLAGVVVLGLLFNLFKKNVRETYDFLGSRLREKYWGEIFRKDGGRLFSGLVKAVLPLGGMLALWFLIRFPLYIAPENIPQELIDLSFWADLLENRLKASFQGGGSGAFPGEAHLHLLQGIQNWNLLLSLVLGWPLLGWGLHRLNIPEKGTWKMELFFCACLIMALLLGTGILLAAGMPLASDGKGIFLVFAAVFLAAVLKGASIKN